The Streptomyces cyaneogriseus subsp. noncyanogenus region AGTACTACGGCACCGGTGACCTGCTGCTGAGCCACTGGAAGGCGGCTCGGCTGGATGCGTTCAAGGACCAGTACAGGGAGTTCATGGCGCTGGAGGCCACGGCGCGGATCATGTGGAAGTTCTCGCTGGGGATTCCAGGGCTTCTACAGACCGAAGACTTCGCTCGGGGGGTGTTGTCTGGGGCTCAGACAACGGCCGATGGCGAAGAGGCCGTCGAGGAGCAGGTGTCGGCCCGACTGGGGCGTCAGTACCTGCTGAAGCAGAAGCCGGAACCGGAAGTGCGCGTCATCGTGGATGAGTTGGCGCTCCGACGGCCCGCTGTCCGGGGGGAGACCTGGCAGGACCAGTTGGTGCACCTTGAGTCAGCCGCACTGTGGCCCAACATGGCGCTCCAGGTACTGCCCTTCTCGGCGGGAGCGCACCACCATATGAACGGATCGCTGACGCTGCTCTGGCAGAGGGACGGCAGCGCTGTTGCCTACACGGAAGGCAACAGCAGCGGTCGGCTGACCGAGGAGCCGGACGAGGTCCTTCGGGAGCGCTCGTCCTACGATCGGCTTCGCGACCTGGCGTTGTCCCCGTCGGACTCGCTCGCGTTCATCAGGGACGTACTGGAGGAGCACCGATCATGACGAACACCCCCGACCTCACCACCGCAGTGTGGCGGAAGTCGTCCTACAGCGACGGGGGAGACAACAACTGCGTGGAGATCGCCGAAAACTGCCCCGGCACAGTCCCGGTCCGTGACAGCAAGCTGTCGGCGGGCCCGGTGATCGTGTTCGGCGCCGGCTCCTGGTCGTCGTTCGTGGCGGGTGTGAAGGGTTGACGAAGGGAGCGCCTACCCATGAACCGAGCCCCCGACTTCACCACCGCCGTGTGGCGTAAGTCGTCGTACAGCGACGGGGGTGGCACCAACTGCGTGGAGGTCGCCGACAACTGTCCCGGCATGGTCCCTGTCCGTGACAGCAAGCTCTCGGCGGGCCCGGTGATCGTGTTCGGCGCCGGCTCCTGGACGGCGTTCCTGGCGGGCGTCAAAGCCTGAGTGGGTGTGCACGCCGCCGAGTGAAGCGGGGCGGAAGCCGTGAGGGGAAGGGCGGCCCCCGGTCATCGTGACGTCATGGCAGAGAACATGACCAGTGACCTCTCGGGCGACGTGTCTCCGGGCCCGCTGTCCGGGCCGGAGCCGCACTGTGGGCAACCCGCGCGGGGGCGGTGAGCGCGGCTATGGTCGTAGACACGACGCGTCGAAGGAGGACATCGATCATGGCTGCCCACGCTGCGGATCCCGAGCCGGTCGTCCCCCCCATGCCCGAGCGCACGCCCAAGGCGCTGCGCGACGCCATCGCCCAGCACGCCCCGGTGCTTCTCCCTGACTTCGACAAACACTGGAAGCGGGCGATCGCCGACACGTATGACCTTCGACCCGTTCCCGCGTTCATGGCCCGTTGGTGGATCGAGTACGCGATCGCTCGTGATCCGGAGCTCGACGCACGCCTGCATGACCTGGAGCTCCGTGCGGCCGAGTCCACCGACATCGCCGAGGCCAGGGCACTCCTCGACGAGGCGGCGAGGATTCGGCACAAGGCTCTGAGGACGGAGCCAGGCGAGTGACCGACGACTTCATGGGGCCGCCTTGGCAGATGGACTGGCGGCTCGATGCCGTCGCCAACCGTGATGCGCTACCCGAGCGTGTGCGTGAGATGGTCGATGAGGCTCGCGCCGAGTTGGTCACTGCGAAGGACCCGTATTTCCGGGGCATCGAAACCGATGCAGACCTGCCCGGCGGCATGTGGGTCGAGCCGGCACGGTCCAGCCGGCCGAAGGGCGCCCACCTGCTGTATTTCGACGATGGCGCCGGCTGGCTCACGTACACCTTCGTGCCACGAGCAGAAGACCCCCAGATCATCGTGGAACAGCTCTTCTGGCAGGGGGCCGAGCCTGCTACGGCGCCTCCGGCGGAGGAGTAGCCGCCCCCGCCAGCCGGATCGTCGCCACCGTGCCGCCGCCCTCCGCTGCGGTCAGCCGGACCTCGCCGCCCGCCTGCTGCACCGTACGGGCGACGATCGACAGGCCGAGGCCCGAGCCGGGCAGGGCCCGGGCGGAGGGGGAGCGCCAGAAGCGGTCGAAGACGCGCGGGAGTTCGTCCTCGGCGATGCCGGGGCCGTGGTCGCGGACGGTGAGGACGCCGTCGGCGAGCCGCACCTCGATCGTGCCGCCCGACGGGCTGAACTTCACCGCGTTGTCCAGGATGTTGACCACGGCCCGCTCCAGCGCGGCCGGTTCCGCGCGGACGTACCACGGCCGTACGTCCGCCGTGATCGTCAGTTCCGGGCCGCGCAGCCGGGCGCGGCGCAGGGCGGATTCGACGACGTCGTGCCAGGCGACGATCCGGGTCTTGGCGCCGGTGTGCTGGTCCTGCTCGGGGCGGGACAGCTCCTGGAGGTCGCCGATGAGCGCGGCCAACTCCGTCACCTGCGCCTTCACCGAGGCCAGGAGTGCCTTGCGGTCCGCTTCCGGGATCGGGCGGCCGGTCTCCTCGCTGCGGGTGAGCAGTTCGATGTTGGTCCGCAGGGAGGTGAGCGGGGTGCGCAGCTCGTGCCCGGCGTCCGCGATGAGCTGCTGCTGGAGCTCCCGGGAGCTGGCCAGCGCGGACGTCATCGAGTTGAACGACCGGGACAGCCGGGCGATCTCGTCCTCGTCGCCGTCCTCGACGGGGATGCGGACGGTGAGGTCCTCGGTGCGGGCCACGTGCTCCACGGCGCGGGTCAGTTCGTCCACCGGGCGCAGACCGGTGCGGGCCACCCACAGTCCGGCGGCGCCCGCGCCGACCACTCCGGCGCCCGCGACGAAGACCAGCACCAGCGCCAGGTTGCTGAGGGAGCCGTTCACCTCGTCCAGGGGCCGGGCCGCGGAGACGGCCACGTCACGCAGGCCGGGCACGGTGTAGGTGAAGACCCGGTACTTGGTGCCGTCGGACCCGGTGGCGTCGTGGATGACGTCGGGGGAGGTCCCCTCGGCCACGTCGTGGTCGGCGCCGGTCAGCGCCACCTCCCCGGTGCCGATGATGAGACAGCTCCGTCCCTGCCGGTCCACCAGTTGCACGGTGGAGTCGAACAGGTTGGGCTCCTGCGCGGTGGCCTCGTGGGCGCACAGGCCGGTGCGCAGATCGACGTAGCGCGTCACCTGCTGGAGGCTCATGCGGTTGGCCTGCAACGCGTCGTCCAGCGAGTTCAGCAGGACGTTCTTCACCACGAACCAGCACGCCACGGCCGCCGCCGCGACGGCGAACGCCACCGCCGCCGCCACCAGCAGGGCCAGCCGCGAGCGCAGGGGCAGGGCACGGTACCGCCTGATCACTCGGCGCCGCCCTGCCGCAGTACGTAGCCGACGCCCCGGACGGTGTGCACAAGGCGCGGCTCGCCGCCGGCCTCGGTCTTGCGGCGCAGGTACATCACGTACACGTCCAGGGAGTTGGACGACGGCTCGAAGTCGAAGCCCCAGACCGCCTTGAGGATCTGCTCCCGGGTGAGGACCTGGCGCGGGTGGGCCAGGAACATCTCCAGCAGGGTGAACTCGGTGCGGGTCAGCTCCACCGGCCGCCCGCCCCGGGACACCTCGCGCGTCGCCAGGTTCATGCGCAGGTCGGCGAAGGCGAGGACGTCCTCCTCCTCGGCCGAGGCCGCCGCCACGGCCGCCGCGTAGGAGCTGCGGCGCAGCAGGGCGCGGATCCGGGCGAACAGCTCGTCCAGCTCGAACGGCTTGACCAGATAGTCGTCGGCGCCCGCGTCCAGCCCGGTCACCCGGTCGCCGACCGTGTCGCGGGCCGTCAGCATCAGGATGGGGGTCGTGTCGCCGGCCGCCCGGATGCGGCGGGCGGCGGTCAGGCCGTCCATGCGGGGCATCTGGATGTCGAGCACCACCAGGTCGGGCCGGTAGGCCGCCGCCTTCTCCAGGGCTTCGGCGCCGTCGGCGGCGACCTCGGTGCCGTACCCCTCGAAGGCGAGGCTGCGCTGGAGTGCTTCGCGCACCGCCGGCTCGTCGTCGACGATCAGGATGCGCTGGGGGTCACGGTCGCCGTCTGCGGGGCTCATGGATGGATGGTCCTCGGGTGCGGTCGGGTAGGGGTGACAACGCCTTCAGCGTCGCACGTCCGCGCCGGTCGGTGCCGGTCGGTGCCGCGCGGTGCCGCGCGGTGGCGGACCGGGGCGCGGGTGCCGGGCGGGCGAAAGACCCTAGCCGTCGGCGCCCGCGCGCAGCTTGGCCAGGTCCGCCTCGACGGTGTCGATCGGGATGGCGAAGCCGAGGCCGACGCTGCCCGCGTCGGCGGACGAGCCGGCCGCCGAGTACATCGCGGAGTTGATCCCGATGATGCGGCCGCTCATGTCGATCAGCGCGCCGCCGGAGTTGCCCGGGTTGAGGGAGGCGTCGGTCTGGATCGCCTTGTACGTCGTCGTGGAGGACCCGGTGTCGCCGTTGAACTGCCGCCCGCCGAACTCGAACGGCCAGCCGCCGTCCGGCTGCTGCTGCTCCTCGTCGGTGGGCACGGTCACGTCCCGGTCCAGGGCCGAGACGATGCCGCTGGTGACG contains the following coding sequences:
- a CDS encoding helix-turn-helix domain-containing protein, which translates into the protein MGEKVDAQRVSGRAMLGQTLRVLREKAGKSLGQLAEETGYEKSYLSRLESGERLSKVAVMEDLDEYYGTGDLLLSHWKAARLDAFKDQYREFMALEATARIMWKFSLGIPGLLQTEDFARGVLSGAQTTADGEEAVEEQVSARLGRQYLLKQKPEPEVRVIVDELALRRPAVRGETWQDQLVHLESAALWPNMALQVLPFSAGAHHHMNGSLTLLWQRDGSAVAYTEGNSSGRLTEEPDEVLRERSSYDRLRDLALSPSDSLAFIRDVLEEHRS
- a CDS encoding DUF397 domain-containing protein, with product MTNTPDLTTAVWRKSSYSDGGDNNCVEIAENCPGTVPVRDSKLSAGPVIVFGAGSWSSFVAGVKG
- a CDS encoding DUF397 domain-containing protein — its product is MNRAPDFTTAVWRKSSYSDGGGTNCVEVADNCPGMVPVRDSKLSAGPVIVFGAGSWTAFLAGVKA
- a CDS encoding DUF6247 family protein; the encoded protein is MAAHAADPEPVVPPMPERTPKALRDAIAQHAPVLLPDFDKHWKRAIADTYDLRPVPAFMARWWIEYAIARDPELDARLHDLELRAAESTDIAEARALLDEAARIRHKALRTEPGE
- a CDS encoding sensor histidine kinase, with protein sequence MIRRYRALPLRSRLALLVAAAVAFAVAAAAVACWFVVKNVLLNSLDDALQANRMSLQQVTRYVDLRTGLCAHEATAQEPNLFDSTVQLVDRQGRSCLIIGTGEVALTGADHDVAEGTSPDVIHDATGSDGTKYRVFTYTVPGLRDVAVSAARPLDEVNGSLSNLALVLVFVAGAGVVGAGAAGLWVARTGLRPVDELTRAVEHVARTEDLTVRIPVEDGDEDEIARLSRSFNSMTSALASSRELQQQLIADAGHELRTPLTSLRTNIELLTRSEETGRPIPEADRKALLASVKAQVTELAALIGDLQELSRPEQDQHTGAKTRIVAWHDVVESALRRARLRGPELTITADVRPWYVRAEPAALERAVVNILDNAVKFSPSGGTIEVRLADGVLTVRDHGPGIAEDELPRVFDRFWRSPSARALPGSGLGLSIVARTVQQAGGEVRLTAAEGGGTVATIRLAGAATPPPEAP
- a CDS encoding response regulator transcription factor, which translates into the protein MSPADGDRDPQRILIVDDEPAVREALQRSLAFEGYGTEVAADGAEALEKAAAYRPDLVVLDIQMPRMDGLTAARRIRAAGDTTPILMLTARDTVGDRVTGLDAGADDYLVKPFELDELFARIRALLRRSSYAAAVAAASAEEEDVLAFADLRMNLATREVSRGGRPVELTRTEFTLLEMFLAHPRQVLTREQILKAVWGFDFEPSSNSLDVYVMYLRRKTEAGGEPRLVHTVRGVGYVLRQGGAE